From a single Tachypleus tridentatus isolate NWPU-2018 chromosome 6, ASM421037v1, whole genome shotgun sequence genomic region:
- the MED31 gene encoding mediator complex subunit 31 isoform X1, translating into MNSKEGEDQLKMRFQIELEFVQCLANPNYLNFLAQRGYLKDKAFKNYIKYLQYWKKPEYAKYLKYPMCLYFLELLQYEHFSREIASSQCAKFIDDQQLLHWQHYTRKRSQLLQQQETSQPASTQQVVKQEKTM; encoded by the exons ATGAATTCGAaag AAGGTGAAGACCAGCTGAAGATGCGATTTCAAATAGAATTAGAGTTTGTTCAGTGTCTAGCAAATCCAAATTACCTAAACT ttttggcTCAAAGAGGATATCTGAAAGATAAGGCATTTAAgaactatataaaatatcttCAATATTGGAAAAAACCAGAATATGCCAAGTATTTGAA GTATCCTATGTGCTTGTACTTCCTGGAACTACTTCAATACGAACATTTCAGCAGAGAAATAGCCAGCAGTCAGTGTGCTAAGTTCATTGATGACCAACAACTTCTTCATTGGCAACATTACACCAGAAAGAGAAGCCAGCTTTTACAGCAACAAGAAACCAGCCAACCTGCTTCTACTCAACAGGTTGtaaagcaagaaaaaacaatgtAG
- the MED31 gene encoding mediator complex subunit 31 isoform X2: MRFQIELEFVQCLANPNYLNFLAQRGYLKDKAFKNYIKYLQYWKKPEYAKYLKYPMCLYFLELLQYEHFSREIASSQCAKFIDDQQLLHWQHYTRKRSQLLQQQETSQPASTQQVVKQEKTM, translated from the exons ATGCGATTTCAAATAGAATTAGAGTTTGTTCAGTGTCTAGCAAATCCAAATTACCTAAACT ttttggcTCAAAGAGGATATCTGAAAGATAAGGCATTTAAgaactatataaaatatcttCAATATTGGAAAAAACCAGAATATGCCAAGTATTTGAA GTATCCTATGTGCTTGTACTTCCTGGAACTACTTCAATACGAACATTTCAGCAGAGAAATAGCCAGCAGTCAGTGTGCTAAGTTCATTGATGACCAACAACTTCTTCATTGGCAACATTACACCAGAAAGAGAAGCCAGCTTTTACAGCAACAAGAAACCAGCCAACCTGCTTCTACTCAACAGGTTGtaaagcaagaaaaaacaatgtAG
- the LOC143253777 gene encoding uncharacterized protein LOC143253777, with protein sequence MATYPVDSTMQNGSYPWVTPSSLGQKSWPPGYQASLTDLFLKKNPLHFGTGISQLAAASSYIEKMSSLNDHVQKCPHPDARDKPHPCDVCQQYFSIYNTLKSDGASSSNINYSVGGACNVNRPMSAPPERKQLQTLPQPSTPGSVGQDNQLDQEQALPPPPPLQDRPLNINDQLPMGNQSLRRPRPAATKQFMCPVCYKYFTQKGNLKTHMMIHTGEKPYSCQVCGKSFTQKGNVDTHMKIHTGEKEFGCDICGKRFTQKGNLKTHIRSVHTKEKPFACPVCGKSFSQKGNMQTHMRTHNKDDRFPCTLCGKTFSQKGNLKTHMQRHTGQVPSRRFGSQGGSHPCATAPQHSSNSSGATSFAPYRLHKSPTDPRVCASSPVSSSPSNQPTESHGQASRNIQSPPPQIIKPIPESHPHMRTSPLSQMSSGAQNSPVSQISLGAPSSLGTHSHMDQKLSAMPQHPGLSSPSPPDIMNQPPAHLHKPSVHSHQHMCTSLQGDTIPSVMHSPPPHPRMSPINSPSPHGPFGQLAISESEGRPFYSAPPTPVLASLAHSPRWLSHGYQRHYNSFQPPSTMGTYGPITQHPTPLSRLALLSSNAMAHHHQFSSSPPEEKQNFSTNLAHNQQLESHYHQSSAPDFSHLLD encoded by the coding sequence ATGGCTACCTATCCAGTGGACAGCACAATGCAGAATGGTTCATACCCATGGGTCACCCCAAGCTCTTTGGGGCAAAAGAGTTGGCCCCCTGGTTACCAGGCCAGTCTGACAGATCTCTTCCTGAAGAAGAATCCACTTCACTTTGGAACAGGAATTTCTCAACTTGCAGCTGCATCTAGTTACATAGAGAAGATGTCTTCCCTTAATGATCATGTTCAGAAATGTCCTCATCCTGATGCAAGAGACAAACCACATCCTTGTGATGTCTGCCAACAGTACTTCTCTATCTACAATACCTTGAAATCAGATGGGGCATCTAGtagtaatataaattatagtgTAGGAGGAGCATGTAATGTTAACCGACCAATGAGTGCTCCTCCAGAAAGAAAACAGCTTCAAACACTTCCTCAGCCATCCACACCTGGGTCAGTTGGTCAGGATAATCAGTTAGACCAAGAACAGGCACTTCCACCACCACCTCCCTTACAAGACAGACCATTGAACATTAATGATCAACTTCCAATGGGAAATCAGTCTCTTCGAAGGCCACGTCCTGCCGCCACAAAGCAGTTTATGTGCCCAGTTTGTTATAAGTACTTTACTCAGAAAGGCAATCTTAAGACTCACATGATGATTCACACTGGAGAAAAGCCATATTCATGTCAAGTATGTGGAAAAAGCTTTACACAGAAAGGAAATGTAGACACTCACATGAAAATCCATACTGGAGAAAAAGAGTTTGGCTGTGATATTTGTGGCAAAAGGTTCACCCAGAAAGGTAACTTAAAGACTCATATTCGAAGTGTTCACACAAAAGAAAAACCTTTTGCATGTCCAGTTTGTGGAAAGTCTTTTTCACAGAAAGGCAACATGCAGACTCATATGAGAACACACAACAAAGATGATCGCTTTCCCTGCACCCTCTGTGGCAAGACTTTTTCACAGAAGGGAAATCTCAAAACTCACATGCAGAGACACACTGGTCAAGTGCCATCTCGTCGCTTTGGATCTCAAGGTGGGTCACATCCATGTGCCACTGCTCCTCAGCACTCTTCTAATTCCTCAGGAGCTACATCATTTGCTCCCTATCGTCTCCACAAATCTCCAACAGATCCAAGGGTATGTGCATCATCTCCAGTTTCTTCATCTCCATCTAATCAACCCACAGAATCTCATGGTCAAGCTTCTAGAAACATACAGAGCCCTCCTCCTCAAATTATTAAGCCTATTCCTGAATCTCACCCACATATGAGGACATCTCCTTTATCTCAGATGTCTTCAGGTGCCCAGAACTCTCCTGTTTCTCAAATCTCGCTTGGAGCTCCTTCTTCTCTTGGAACTCACTCACATATGGATCAGAAGTTATCTGCTATGCCTCAACACCCAGGTCTATCAAGCCCCTCTCCTCCTGATATAATGAACCAACCTCCAGCACACCTTCATAAACCATCAGTGCATTCCCACCAACATATGTGTACATCACTTCAAGGGGATACAATTCCTTCTGTAATGCACAGTCCCCCGCCACATCCTCGTATGTCTCCCATCAATAGCCCTTCTCCCCATGGTCCATTTGGCCAATTAGCTATTTCTGAAAGCGAAGGACGACCTTTTTACTCTGCTCCGCCCACGCCTGTACTGGCATCACTTGCTCATTCTCCTCGTTGGCTGTCCCATGGATATCAGAGACATTACAATAGCTTCCAACCCCCCTCTACTATGGGGACTTATGGGCCCATTACTCAGCATCCTACCCCACTTTCCCGTTTGGCTCTCTTGAGTTCTAATGCTATGGCTCATCACCATCAATTTTCAAGCTCACCTCCAGAAGAAAAGCAGAATTTTTCGACTAATCTTGCTCACAATCAGCAGCTAGAATCCCACTACCACCAGTCGTCGGCTCCAGACTTTTCCCATTTACTTGACTAG